The Euwallacea fornicatus isolate EFF26 chromosome 18, ASM4011564v1, whole genome shotgun sequence genome segment CAACACAATGCTCTATATAAGAGGCAACAGACGTGACTACGACCGATGGGCAAACTTTGGGAACGAAGGGTGGTCCTACGAAGAAGTTCTACCTTACTTCAAGAAAAGCGAGGACCAGAGGAACCCCTACTTGGCCAAAGACACTAAATACCACGCCACTGGCGGTTACCAGACAGTTCAAGATTCCCCTTATAACACTCCCTTGGGAATAGCGTTCTTGGAAGCGGGTCAGGAGATGGGATACGACATAAGGGATATTAATGGAGAGAAGCAGACTGGTTTTGCCTTGTGGCAGATGACGATGAGGAGAGGCGCCAGGTGAGGTTTGCTCTCTTAGTACCGATATATCAAACTTCTCATAACTTTACTTACTGTTATCCCTTCGGTAGCATTACCAGTACATTGATATTGTATAAACTTTTATGGTTAATAtagaaatttcgatttttgatttttaggtGTAGCTCTGCTAAGGCCTTTCTCAGGCCCATAAGGCTgagaaaaaatttccatttgtcATTGTGGAGTCACGTGACTAAGATCCTGATTGACCCTACGAGTAGGAGGGCGTATGGGGttcagtttattaaaaatggacAAAAGCATGTAAGTGTGATTGGAACtttcttcatttaatttttacatcatTGAACAGTTCTAAAAACCATTAATCACCACGATCTATTCaacaatataaacaaatattagacGACTGTCACCATGGCAACGCGGTGAATCGGCTATTTCAGAAATCATGGCTACCTgcattttctcaattttcgcTACTAGGAGTTTCAGTCAGCTAATTTTCCTTTGGTTCACTCTGTCTTCTTTCATTATTATGAATTAGAAGGAGACATAAATTATAAGCATTATAAGCTGTTATGGcaatgacattttaaagaaatctcgttgccataactttttttaaaactttcacaTCCTTATTTTCAGACTGTTCTGGCAAAGAAGGAAGTAATTCTCTCTGCAGGCGCTATTAATTCCCCTCAGCTCCTGATGCTAAGCGGAGTAGGCCCCGCGAAACACCTCAAAGAAAAGGGCATTTCCATCATCCACGATTCCCCAGGAGTGGGCAAGAACTTACAAGATCACATAGCTGTGCCCATAACCTTTCTTATAGATCACCCAATATCTTTGGTAATGTCTTCTTTATGCTTTACTACCAACACTGACCTATTCATCAACAGGTTCTAAACAGACTGGTAAATCTTAACACCGCCCTCAGATACGCTGTTAAAGAGGACGGTCCTTTGACGTCTTCGATAGGGCTTGAAGCAGTCGGTTTCATTCCAACCAAATACGCGAATCAATCGGACGATTGGCCTGACATGGAGTTTATGATTCTGAGCACTAACATAGCAGCAGATGGAGGCAGTCAAGTGAAGAAAGCTCACGGCATCTCTGACGAGTTCTACAATGAGGTCTACTCCGATATTAACTTTAAAGACTCCTTTGGGATTTTCCCCATGATGTTGCGCCCCAAATCCCGCGGGGAAATCCTGCTCCGCTCAAATAACCCTCTAGATTACCCTCTTCTCTATCACAACTATCTCACCCATCCCCACGACGTAAACACCCTGAGGGAGGGACTAAAAGCAGGTATCGCCTACGGACACACTCAAGCTCTGAAAAGATTCGGCTCCAGATTCTATGAAAAACAAACCAAGGTGCCCAAATGCAAGCATTTACCTCCATACACTGATGAGTATTGGGATTGTTTTATTCGACAATACACATTGTCGATTTACCACTATTCCTGCACGGCTAAAATGGGACCTCAGGAAGACCCATACGCGGTGGTGGATCCAAATTTGAGGGTATACGGAGTTTCTGGATT includes the following:
- the LOC136345004 gene encoding glucose dehydrogenase [FAD, quinone]; this encodes MAVIAIPTIATAVKTGVTLIGLGKIAVLPFLIAAISYFHYDQYDPENRPADRNPESKYDFIVIGSGTAGSIMANRLSEISQWKVLLLEAGGHETDISDVPILSLYLHKSKLDWGYKTEPQPSACQAMVENRCSWTRGKVLGGSSVLNTMLYIRGNRRDYDRWANFGNEGWSYEEVLPYFKKSEDQRNPYLAKDTKYHATGGYQTVQDSPYNTPLGIAFLEAGQEMGYDIRDINGEKQTGFALWQMTMRRGARCSSAKAFLRPIRLRKNFHLSLWSHVTKILIDPTSRRAYGVQFIKNGQKHTVLAKKEVILSAGAINSPQLLMLSGVGPAKHLKEKGISIIHDSPGVGKNLQDHIAVPITFLIDHPISLVLNRLVNLNTALRYAVKEDGPLTSSIGLEAVGFIPTKYANQSDDWPDMEFMILSTNIAADGGSQVKKAHGISDEFYNEVYSDINFKDSFGIFPMMLRPKSRGEILLRSNNPLDYPLLYHNYLTHPHDVNTLREGLKAGIAYGHTQALKRFGSRFYEKQTKVPKCKHLPPYTDEYWDCFIRQYTLSIYHYSCTAKMGPQEDPYAVVDPNLRVYGVSGLRVIDASVMPTVPNGNINAPTMMVAEKGADLVKSYWLGFGRRKRDLNGAIGPELKFNARLRDEGNFIRVLV